One genomic region from Sphaerochaeta sp. encodes:
- the hisB gene encoding bifunctional histidinol-phosphatase/imidazoleglycerol-phosphate dehydratase HisB, with translation MNRQPVLFVDRDGVIVVEDQVDSWEKIRYIPGVFNGLGRIKREGPFYLVMVSNQDGVGTPSFPFDHFYPIHQRIMDTLSGEGILFDDVHIDLSLPSDNCPGRKPGTAMLEEYRSDRFELADSLVIGDRLTDVQLAKNLGCKAIWFAPKTQFVLLEEHPELKDSVALISDNWNDVTCFILGDGRHATRQATVTRETKETQIRLSVNLDGSGVGHLTTGIGFFDHMLEQIVRHTGFDIDLHAHGDLVVDEHHTVEDVAITLGEAVLQALGDKRGISRYGCELLPMDDVLAQCAIDFSGRPDLVWDCTFKREYVGSFPTEMVEHFFKSFSDSSRCNLNLKVSDGNTHHQIEALFKAFAHAMRQAVRRYYWSDQLPSTKGVL, from the coding sequence ATGAACCGACAACCGGTGTTGTTTGTGGATCGCGACGGCGTGATCGTCGTGGAAGACCAGGTGGACAGTTGGGAGAAGATCCGGTACATCCCCGGGGTGTTCAACGGCTTGGGGAGGATCAAACGGGAGGGTCCGTTTTACCTGGTCATGGTGTCCAACCAGGATGGCGTGGGGACGCCGTCGTTCCCGTTCGACCATTTTTATCCGATCCACCAGCGGATCATGGACACCCTTTCCGGAGAGGGGATTCTGTTTGACGACGTGCACATCGATCTCTCCTTGCCATCGGACAACTGCCCGGGACGAAAACCGGGGACGGCCATGCTGGAGGAGTACCGCTCCGACCGGTTTGAGCTTGCCGACTCCTTGGTCATCGGCGATCGGCTGACCGACGTCCAGCTTGCCAAGAACCTGGGGTGCAAGGCCATCTGGTTTGCCCCCAAGACACAGTTCGTCCTCTTGGAGGAGCACCCCGAACTGAAGGACAGCGTTGCTTTGATCAGCGACAACTGGAACGATGTGACCTGCTTCATCCTGGGCGACGGACGGCACGCCACCCGTCAGGCGACGGTCACCCGTGAGACGAAAGAGACGCAGATACGCCTGTCCGTCAATCTGGACGGCAGCGGAGTGGGGCACCTCACCACCGGCATCGGATTCTTCGACCACATGCTGGAGCAGATCGTCCGGCATACCGGATTTGACATCGACCTTCACGCCCATGGAGATCTGGTGGTGGACGAACACCACACGGTTGAGGACGTGGCCATCACGTTGGGGGAGGCGGTGCTCCAGGCGTTGGGGGACAAACGGGGCATCTCCCGCTATGGATGCGAACTGCTTCCCATGGACGATGTGCTTGCCCAGTGCGCCATCGACTTCTCCGGACGTCCGGATCTGGTGTGGGACTGCACGTTCAAACGGGAGTACGTCGGTTCGTTCCCGACGGAGATGGTGGAGCATTTCTTCAAGTCCTTTTCGGACAGCAGCCGCTGCAACCTCAACCTGAAGGTCAGTGACGGAAACACCCACCACCAGATCGAGGCGTTGTTCAAGGCGTTCGCCCACGCGATGCGGCAGGCGGTGCGCCGGTACTACTGGAGCGACCAGCTTCCATCGACCAAGGGGGTTCTGTGA
- the hisIE gene encoding bifunctional phosphoribosyl-AMP cyclohydrolase/phosphoribosyl-ATP diphosphatase HisIE — protein MKLDVSKLDFSKGNGLIPAIVQDAQTHVVLMLGFMNKEALETTISRGLVTFWSRSRQKLWTKGETSGNYLQLRDIIPDCDSDTLLVKALPTGPVCHTGADTCFNEDNKPQDMERSDFLFYLEEIIADRRDNPVEGSYTNHLFSRGLNKIAQKVGEEAVELIIESKDNNKDLFLGEAADLMYHYLVLLAEKDVKLQEVIDVLKSRHAR, from the coding sequence ATGAAGCTTGATGTGAGCAAACTGGATTTCTCCAAAGGGAACGGATTGATTCCCGCCATTGTGCAGGACGCGCAGACCCATGTGGTGCTGATGCTGGGATTCATGAACAAGGAGGCGCTGGAGACGACGATCAGCCGCGGGCTGGTCACCTTCTGGTCGCGGAGCCGGCAGAAGCTGTGGACCAAAGGGGAGACCAGCGGCAACTATCTCCAGCTGAGGGACATCATCCCGGACTGCGACAGCGACACGCTCCTGGTGAAGGCGCTCCCCACCGGACCGGTTTGTCATACCGGAGCGGATACCTGCTTCAACGAAGACAACAAGCCCCAGGATATGGAGCGTTCCGATTTCCTGTTCTACCTGGAAGAGATCATCGCCGACCGGAGGGACAATCCGGTGGAAGGATCATACACCAACCACCTGTTCTCCCGCGGTCTGAATAAAATTGCCCAGAAGGTGGGTGAGGAAGCGGTCGAGTTGATCATCGAGAGCAAGGACAACAACAAGGATCTGTTCCTCGGGGAGGCGGCCGACCTGATGTACCACTACCTGGTGCTGCTTGCAGAAAAGGACGTGAAGCTCCAGGAAGTGATCGACGTGCTGAAGAGCAGGCACGCGCGGTAA
- the radC gene encoding DNA repair protein RadC, with protein sequence MIQNLDIKEMAAAERPRERLESFSAENLSDLELLMVLLGSGGKSRPVRSIAQDLLDLLDRKQTVSRDDIDKIDGIGLAKSCVISAALELGRRQNRSARRQIITPADLYPLIRHYAGRPQEQFLAAILNGAHEVLSINVVSVGTVSRTLVHPREVFADAIASRASAVIVAHNHPSGNLNPSQEDLEITVRLKKAGDLLGIRLLDHLVFSEEGYVSLLETNQF encoded by the coding sequence ATGATCCAGAATCTCGACATCAAGGAAATGGCCGCGGCCGAGCGGCCACGGGAACGACTCGAATCGTTCAGCGCGGAAAACCTCAGCGATTTGGAACTGTTGATGGTCCTTTTGGGGAGTGGGGGCAAATCACGGCCGGTCCGATCCATCGCCCAGGATCTGCTGGATTTGCTTGACCGCAAGCAGACGGTGAGCAGGGATGACATCGACAAGATCGACGGCATCGGCCTGGCCAAGAGCTGCGTGATCAGCGCAGCGCTGGAGCTGGGCAGAAGACAGAACCGCAGCGCGCGACGGCAGATCATCACCCCGGCCGACCTGTACCCGTTGATCCGCCACTACGCGGGCCGCCCCCAGGAACAGTTCCTTGCCGCCATCCTGAACGGCGCACATGAGGTGCTGTCCATCAACGTTGTGTCCGTGGGTACGGTCAGCCGCACGCTGGTCCATCCCCGGGAGGTGTTCGCTGACGCCATCGCTTCGCGCGCCTCCGCCGTGATCGTCGCCCACAACCACCCTTCGGGGAACCTCAACCCATCCCAGGAAGACCTGGAGATCACGGTACGCCTGAAGAAGGCGGGGGATCTGTTGGGCATCCGCCTGCTGGATCACCTGGTCTTCAGCGAGGAAGGGTACGTCTCCCTGTTGGAGACCAATCAGTTTTGA
- a CDS encoding MerR family transcriptional regulator gives MDTYRIGDLARGAGVTVRTVRYYEDLGLLKTHPRTDGGQRTYTDADLVYLKRILELKDLDFSLEEIKTIIQMGPTDQTGSRRRDALLRQYRYKLSEAMEKQAVLEKRIDDLSWHIRQLQSGMDFQECPGAGCKECTFRAKCRFCQG, from the coding sequence ATGGACACGTATCGTATCGGAGATCTGGCGCGTGGCGCCGGCGTCACGGTGAGGACCGTCAGGTATTATGAGGATCTGGGGCTTCTGAAGACCCATCCGCGCACCGACGGGGGGCAACGCACCTATACGGACGCCGATCTGGTCTATCTGAAGCGGATCCTTGAGCTGAAGGATCTGGATTTCTCCCTGGAGGAGATCAAGACGATCATCCAGATGGGGCCGACGGACCAGACCGGTTCCAGGCGGCGTGACGCGTTGCTCCGCCAGTACCGGTACAAACTTTCCGAAGCGATGGAAAAGCAGGCGGTGCTGGAGAAGCGCATCGATGATCTTTCCTGGCATATCCGGCAGTTGCAGAGCGGCATGGACTTTCAGGAATGCCCGGGAGCGGGATGCAAGGAATGCACGTTCCGCGCCAAATGCCGGTTCTGCCAGGGCTGA
- a CDS encoding ABC transporter substrate-binding protein, which translates to MHKHLGLLWILLIPTLLFATGSKEEPRNQVTITWWHSNSGLLGEATDKLVSSFNETVGRQEGITVKAIYQGKASDVLTKAKAIWQGEDASALPDLIQLDAQAILDIRDNPRMIPIQDLAQQNGYDLSQIVESTRLSQTYKGQIIGMPFNSSTILLYYNKTAFQEAGITEPPKDLEAMAAIAPKLVRKDASGNVTRWAFSGVPTTYELCAWLGQQHGLSLIVDQNNGHDGIPTKVLFDENGTMQTFLKMWKALYQSGGLENATSGVTASFASGRTAMMAASTSQLTTVLEMVGDRFEVGVAYLPRVNDQATGGVNIGGGALYALENGSGHRDAAWKFIQYAVSKEQQLAWHVATGYFPVNNGTYDMDEFKTHVTENPLFGIAIDQMRDSNPQLQGIWVPSSYQIYYAFQSSIMKMLTEGKDIDEATADMAREINGYFSAYRTTQE; encoded by the coding sequence ATGCACAAACACCTTGGATTGCTGTGGATCCTGTTGATCCCAACACTTCTGTTCGCCACCGGCTCGAAGGAAGAGCCCCGGAACCAGGTGACCATCACCTGGTGGCATTCCAACTCCGGCCTGCTCGGGGAAGCGACTGACAAGCTGGTCTCCTCGTTCAACGAAACGGTAGGCAGACAGGAAGGCATCACGGTAAAGGCCATCTACCAGGGCAAGGCGAGCGACGTGCTGACCAAGGCGAAAGCCATATGGCAGGGAGAAGACGCAAGCGCGCTCCCCGACCTGATCCAGCTGGACGCCCAGGCGATCCTGGACATCCGGGACAATCCACGGATGATCCCCATCCAGGACCTGGCGCAGCAGAATGGATACGACCTGTCCCAGATCGTCGAATCGACCCGTCTCTCCCAGACGTACAAAGGGCAAATAATCGGCATGCCGTTCAACAGCTCCACGATCCTCCTGTACTACAACAAGACGGCGTTCCAGGAAGCGGGTATCACCGAGCCTCCGAAGGACCTGGAAGCCATGGCTGCCATCGCGCCGAAACTGGTCAGGAAGGATGCATCGGGCAATGTGACCCGCTGGGCGTTCTCCGGAGTCCCCACCACCTATGAGCTCTGCGCCTGGCTGGGGCAGCAGCACGGACTCTCGTTGATCGTCGACCAGAACAATGGTCACGACGGGATCCCCACCAAGGTGTTGTTTGACGAGAACGGCACGATGCAGACATTCCTGAAAATGTGGAAGGCCCTGTACCAGAGCGGAGGACTGGAGAACGCCACCAGCGGTGTGACGGCAAGCTTTGCCAGTGGCAGGACAGCCATGATGGCCGCCTCCACCAGCCAGCTGACCACCGTACTGGAGATGGTGGGGGACCGCTTCGAGGTGGGCGTCGCCTACCTGCCCCGGGTCAACGACCAGGCAACAGGTGGCGTGAATATTGGGGGTGGCGCGCTGTATGCGCTGGAGAACGGCAGCGGGCATCGTGACGCGGCATGGAAGTTCATCCAGTACGCCGTCAGCAAGGAACAACAGCTTGCCTGGCACGTTGCCACCGGCTACTTCCCGGTGAACAACGGAACGTACGACATGGACGAGTTCAAAACCCACGTGACGGAAAATCCGTTGTTCGGCATCGCCATCGACCAGATGCGGGACAGCAATCCTCAGCTGCAGGGCATCTGGGTGCCGTCAAGCTATCAGATCTACTACGCGTTCCAGAGTTCCATCATGAAGATGCTCACCGAAGGAAAGGACATCGACGAGGCGACGGCGGATATGGCCAGGGAGATCAACGGATACTTCTCCGCCTACCGGACGACCCAGGAGTGA
- a CDS encoding carbohydrate ABC transporter permease yields MKHPVRDIVVVILAFLVLFPLLYALSASLFARGDFTDLPARFLPSSVTFSNYQRAFRSSHLGRYLYNSIVSALLGTTLRLVVCILASYSLTTFPFKGKSLIFMALVATMLLPGDALLIQNYQTIRKMGLTDTYLGLIITGILSPTAVFLLRQYFLTVSKEYREAAYLEGCSDFRYMATLLLPMSQSIIIALCVQSFTQFFNDYLWPLLVTNTEVMRTVQVGITMLGFADTYDYGPQFAAIVVLTAPMIVAFLLLRNHINESVSTRFSGR; encoded by the coding sequence ATGAAACACCCGGTACGCGACATCGTGGTGGTCATCCTGGCCTTCCTCGTTCTCTTTCCCTTGCTCTACGCGCTTTCCGCGTCGCTGTTCGCCCGTGGTGACTTCACCGATCTTCCGGCACGCTTTCTCCCCAGTTCCGTCACCTTCTCCAACTACCAGCGGGCGTTCCGCTCCTCCCATCTGGGTCGGTATCTGTACAACTCCATCGTCTCCGCATTGCTGGGCACGACGCTCCGTCTGGTCGTCTGCATCTTGGCCTCGTACAGCCTGACGACCTTCCCGTTCAAGGGAAAGAGCCTCATCTTCATGGCGCTCGTCGCCACCATGCTGCTTCCCGGTGACGCCCTGTTGATCCAGAACTACCAGACGATCCGGAAGATGGGGTTGACGGACACCTACCTTGGGTTGATCATCACCGGCATTCTCTCCCCCACGGCGGTCTTTCTCCTCCGGCAGTACTTCCTCACCGTCAGCAAGGAGTACCGTGAAGCGGCCTATCTGGAAGGTTGCTCCGACTTTCGGTACATGGCGACCCTGTTGCTTCCGATGAGCCAGAGCATCATCATCGCCCTGTGCGTCCAATCGTTCACCCAGTTCTTCAACGACTATCTCTGGCCGCTCCTTGTCACCAACACCGAGGTGATGCGCACCGTCCAGGTGGGCATCACCATGCTGGGGTTCGCCGACACCTACGACTACGGTCCGCAGTTCGCCGCCATCGTCGTCCTGACGGCCCCGATGATCGTCGCATTCCTGCTTCTTCGCAACCATATCAACGAGAGCGTGAGCACACGCTTCTCTGGGAGGTAA
- a CDS encoding sugar ABC transporter permease — MKGSRLRKLSPYLYVAPALVLAFLFSYRPFFLTLLDSLSHVSLDGRILRFVGLSNYRALVASESFQDSWRNTLTFTGLFVPINLVVTLALAFATHYESRTAKVSKIALMLPMAVAMSSAVMVFKTLFDENLGLFNRIIGERIPWFTNGTAAMGMLVISGIWLDIGFDFLLFSSSLSNIPKDLEEVADLEGASFFQRLGYLEFPMIAPTLVFVLANNLKDAMLISAPVMILTEGGPYRSTQTLVYQMYLEGFKGGNIALGSAIATVVFLITFLLLLVILAIQRRKVFYQ; from the coding sequence ATGAAAGGAAGCAGACTCCGGAAACTCAGCCCGTACCTGTACGTGGCGCCCGCATTGGTGTTGGCGTTTCTGTTTTCCTATCGTCCGTTCTTCCTGACGCTTCTGGACAGTCTTTCCCATGTATCGCTGGATGGGCGCATCCTCCGTTTCGTCGGGCTTTCCAACTACCGCGCCCTGGTTGCTTCGGAAAGTTTTCAGGATAGCTGGCGCAACACGCTGACCTTCACCGGGCTGTTCGTGCCGATCAACCTTGTGGTGACGCTTGCGCTGGCCTTCGCCACCCACTACGAAAGCAGGACGGCCAAGGTCTCCAAAATCGCGCTGATGCTTCCCATGGCAGTGGCGATGTCCAGCGCCGTCATGGTGTTCAAGACGTTGTTCGACGAGAACCTTGGCCTGTTCAACCGGATCATCGGGGAACGAATCCCGTGGTTCACCAACGGGACGGCGGCGATGGGGATGCTCGTCATAAGCGGGATCTGGCTGGACATCGGCTTTGATTTCCTGCTGTTCTCCTCCAGCCTCTCCAACATTCCCAAAGATCTTGAGGAAGTCGCCGATCTGGAAGGGGCGTCATTCTTCCAGCGGCTGGGATATCTGGAATTCCCCATGATCGCGCCGACGTTGGTCTTCGTGCTGGCCAACAACCTGAAGGACGCCATGTTGATCAGCGCTCCGGTGATGATCCTCACCGAAGGTGGACCGTACCGCTCCACCCAGACGTTGGTCTACCAGATGTACCTGGAAGGATTCAAAGGAGGAAACATCGCTCTGGGCTCGGCCATCGCCACCGTGGTGTTCCTCATCACGTTCCTGCTCCTGTTGGTCATTTTGGCCATTCAACGGAGAAAGGTGTTCTACCAATGA
- the sbcB gene encoding exodeoxyribonuclease I produces the protein MQPPFVKDTFLWYDLETYGLNPRYDRIAQFAACRTDMDLNPIGDPIVLYGKISDDYLPDPLSCMVTGIAPGDHPEALCEYDLAVRINQEFSQPYTVVVGFNNLKFDDEMVRSLLYRNLMDPYEREWKNHCSRWDIIDLVRAAHDFRPENIQWPPAEMGANGQLHPVFKLTELTKANHIDQTGAHDAMVDVYATIAIARLIKEKQPKLFEYAFRNRRKEVVKNLVTTPFGSPVLYTAGQFTNPNGCTALVVPITPVLDQNKSIYCFDLSKDPAPLLSATGEQLAKVPGLCKLAFNRCPFLTKFTSAFPDKKTLSRLGIDTELAQQRYRILQSDPSLILKLRELAANDEYEPVNDTDFQIYSGGFFPDADKQQFEVLHHTKPEEMLSLNIKFADPRAPEMVFRHVCRNWPEALTDTQKLRWKSFCANRLLNPPGGVAIDWNFFNRKIDERLESTETEARQKVVLKKLKDYGKQLYDNVLV, from the coding sequence ATGCAACCACCGTTTGTGAAAGACACGTTTCTCTGGTACGATCTGGAAACCTATGGGCTGAACCCCCGCTATGACCGTATCGCACAGTTCGCCGCATGCCGCACCGACATGGACCTCAACCCCATCGGGGATCCCATTGTCCTGTATGGGAAGATCAGCGACGACTACCTGCCCGACCCGCTTTCCTGCATGGTCACCGGCATCGCTCCGGGTGACCATCCCGAAGCGCTGTGCGAATACGACCTGGCCGTACGGATCAACCAGGAGTTCTCCCAACCGTACACGGTGGTCGTCGGCTTCAACAACCTGAAGTTCGACGATGAGATGGTCCGCAGCCTGCTGTACCGCAATTTGATGGATCCCTATGAACGGGAATGGAAGAACCACTGCTCACGATGGGACATCATCGATCTGGTGCGCGCCGCCCATGATTTCCGGCCGGAGAACATCCAATGGCCCCCCGCCGAGATGGGAGCCAACGGTCAGCTCCACCCGGTATTCAAGCTTACCGAACTGACCAAGGCCAACCACATCGACCAGACAGGCGCCCACGACGCCATGGTGGACGTCTACGCCACCATCGCCATCGCCCGGTTGATCAAGGAAAAACAACCCAAACTGTTTGAATACGCGTTCCGGAACCGAAGAAAGGAGGTGGTGAAGAATCTGGTCACCACTCCGTTCGGCTCCCCGGTGCTGTACACGGCCGGCCAGTTCACCAATCCCAACGGATGCACCGCGCTGGTCGTCCCCATCACGCCGGTGCTGGACCAGAACAAGTCGATCTACTGCTTCGACCTTTCCAAGGATCCCGCCCCGCTGCTCTCGGCCACCGGCGAACAACTTGCCAAGGTTCCGGGACTGTGCAAACTGGCGTTCAACCGCTGTCCGTTCCTGACCAAGTTCACCTCGGCCTTCCCGGACAAGAAGACGCTGTCCCGGCTGGGAATCGACACCGAGCTCGCCCAGCAACGGTACCGCATCCTGCAGTCCGATCCTTCGTTGATCCTCAAGCTCAGGGAACTCGCCGCCAATGATGAATACGAACCGGTCAACGACACCGATTTCCAAATCTACAGCGGCGGCTTCTTCCCGGACGCGGACAAACAGCAGTTCGAGGTGCTCCACCACACCAAGCCGGAAGAGATGCTCAGCCTGAACATCAAGTTCGCAGATCCACGGGCACCGGAGATGGTGTTCCGCCACGTCTGCCGAAACTGGCCGGAAGCGTTGACCGACACGCAGAAACTCCGTTGGAAGAGCTTCTGCGCCAACCGTCTGCTCAATCCCCCGGGAGGCGTGGCCATCGACTGGAACTTCTTCAACCGGAAGATCGACGAACGGCTGGAAAGCACCGAGACGGAAGCGCGCCAGAAAGTGGTGCTGAAAAAATTGAAGGACTACGGAAAACAGCTGTACGACAACGTGCTTGTCTGA
- a CDS encoding hexokinase — MMRDVVSRTREFLKAWGVSPDCVDMHELLDVFHSEMERGLAGKGGSLEMIPTYTEVQESVPVGQSVIVLDAGGTNFRTCLVTFGEDGKPVISDFKKTAMPGISREVSAKEFFSVFADEVERLIDKSDRIGFCFSYAARITPEHDGIPLMFSKEIKAPEVIGKPVGKTLLEELARRGHDVSHKKVAVLNDTVATLLAGQSVEAGKQFGGYIGFILGTGTNVAYVEDNRNITKLPGLKPGRQIINVESGNFVGRPGKLDELFFSTTKQPAIYHFEKMISGAYQGPLCQLLIEKAVEEGILSKTFGERFEAFKPLSTTVMSNYLEMPFNQDYALVKCVQGNEEDAIALWHLIDNLISKAAKLTAANLTAAVLASGQGKDPRRPVCINADGTTFYKTEFLKRDTEFYLQQYLQQELDRYAVLVKIENSPTIGAAIAGLSV; from the coding sequence ATGATGCGTGATGTGGTTTCCCGTACCCGGGAGTTTTTGAAAGCGTGGGGTGTCAGTCCGGATTGTGTGGACATGCACGAACTGTTGGATGTGTTTCACTCGGAGATGGAACGTGGGCTTGCCGGAAAAGGCGGCTCTCTGGAGATGATCCCAACCTACACCGAGGTGCAGGAGTCCGTCCCGGTCGGCCAGAGCGTGATTGTCCTGGATGCCGGTGGAACCAATTTCCGCACCTGCCTGGTGACGTTCGGGGAAGACGGGAAACCGGTGATCTCCGATTTCAAGAAGACCGCCATGCCGGGCATTTCCCGCGAAGTGTCCGCCAAGGAATTCTTCAGCGTGTTCGCCGACGAGGTGGAACGCTTGATCGACAAGAGTGATCGCATCGGATTCTGTTTTTCTTATGCGGCGCGCATCACGCCGGAACACGACGGCATCCCGTTGATGTTCAGCAAGGAGATCAAGGCTCCGGAGGTGATCGGCAAACCGGTGGGGAAGACCCTGCTGGAAGAGCTGGCCCGGCGTGGCCATGACGTCTCCCACAAGAAAGTGGCCGTGCTGAACGACACCGTAGCCACGCTTCTTGCCGGACAGTCCGTTGAGGCGGGCAAGCAGTTCGGTGGCTACATCGGTTTCATTCTGGGGACCGGCACCAACGTCGCCTACGTGGAGGACAACCGGAACATCACCAAGTTGCCCGGTCTGAAACCGGGGCGGCAGATCATCAACGTGGAGAGCGGCAATTTCGTCGGACGTCCGGGGAAACTGGACGAGCTGTTCTTCTCCACCACCAAGCAACCGGCGATCTACCACTTCGAGAAGATGATCAGCGGAGCGTACCAGGGGCCGCTCTGCCAGTTGCTCATTGAGAAAGCGGTGGAGGAAGGCATCCTTTCCAAGACGTTCGGAGAGCGGTTCGAAGCGTTCAAGCCGCTTTCCACCACGGTGATGAGCAACTATCTGGAAATGCCGTTCAACCAGGACTACGCGTTGGTCAAATGCGTCCAGGGCAACGAAGAGGACGCCATCGCCCTTTGGCATCTTATCGACAATTTGATCAGCAAGGCGGCGAAACTCACCGCGGCCAATCTGACGGCGGCCGTATTGGCGAGCGGGCAGGGAAAAGATCCCCGCAGGCCGGTATGCATCAATGCCGATGGCACGACGTTCTACAAGACGGAGTTTCTCAAACGGGATACGGAGTTTTACCTGCAGCAGTACCTGCAGCAGGAGCTTGACCGGTATGCCGTTCTGGTGAAGATCGAGAACTCCCCGACGATCGGGGCTGCCATCGCGGGACTTTCCGTGTGA
- the vsr gene encoding DNA mismatch endonuclease Vsr — protein MSDVFSPETRSRVMASIRGKNTKEELCVRRFLFRQGLRFRVNDSRLPGKPDIVLPKYRTVVFLNGCFWHGHGCAAFRMPSTNREFWETKIRRNKERDERNVARLLSMGYRVIVVWECELRGKQKREATLNGLLNEIWDA, from the coding sequence GTGAGCGATGTGTTTTCCCCAGAGACGCGAAGCCGCGTGATGGCTTCCATCCGGGGAAAGAACACCAAGGAAGAACTGTGCGTCCGACGCTTCCTGTTCCGACAGGGGCTTCGCTTTCGCGTCAATGATTCACGGCTTCCGGGCAAACCGGACATCGTGCTTCCCAAGTACCGGACGGTGGTGTTCCTCAACGGATGCTTCTGGCACGGGCATGGGTGCGCTGCGTTCCGTATGCCATCCACCAACCGGGAGTTCTGGGAAACCAAGATCCGGCGGAACAAGGAGCGGGACGAACGAAACGTCGCCCGGCTCCTGTCCATGGGCTACCGGGTGATCGTCGTCTGGGAATGTGAGCTGCGAGGGAAACAGAAGCGGGAAGCGACGCTGAACGGACTGCTCAACGAAATCTGGGACGCGTAG